AGCACGAGAAGTACCGCGTCTACCCGCCCTCCGGCGGCATCGGCGCGGTCCGGCGCGGGACCTGGGAACCGCGGATGCGACGCTACACGGAGCGCGTCGTCGAGATGCTCGGCTGGACGGGACCGCTCCACGTCGAGTGGATGAAGACGGCCGACGGGGACTTCTACCTCCTCGAAGTGAACGGACGGTACTGGGGGTCGCTCGCGCTGACCATCAACAGCGGCGTCGACGTGCCGTGGTACCACCTCCAGCAACTCCGCGGCGAGACGCCCGAGATACCGCCAGACGTCGGCTATCGCACCGACGTCCGCCAGCGAAAGCTGTTCTACACGGACCTGCTCTGGCTCCGGGAGAACTTCCGGGAGGGGCGCTACTCGGCGCTCTTCCCCTTCCTTGCTTCCTTCTTCACGACCCGCGAGGAGTTCCTGTCGCTCTCCGACCCGCTCCCCCTGCTGGGCGTCCTGCCGCGAACGCGGAACGTGCTGGGCGGCGGGAGCGTCCGCTGAGGTCGGATGGCCACGTCTCGACTCCCGCCGTGGCCCGTTCGGCCGAGAAGCGAGTCGATAACCGTCGGTTCAGCCCGCCGGAGAGCGCCGTCTCCGACCCCGGTACGGGTAACCGCTCCGCTACCGACGCCGACTCCACGACGCTACGGGGGACGATTGCTCCACGGGCCGCCGCCGAGCAGGAAACGATGTACCTCTCTACCGTGACTATCTAAAAAGAGAGATTAACAATCTGTCAGTAGATTCATCCATACCGTATGCAACGCGAGCGGTCATCTCGTGGGGGGAGCGACGACACCAGCCCCAGCTGGGGGAACTGGTCGACGAGTCGGGCGGTTGCGTGGACGCTGGTCGGCAGCGTCCTCGTCCTCGCGCTCGCCGGGTTCGCCACCGGCGTCCTGGTGATGCCCGGTGGGGCCGACGGCGGGGGCGTGGGCGACGCCAGCGGCCCGACCGGTGGCGGGGTGGTCGGTGACGTGACGACCACCGCACCGACGACCGACGGGTCTCGGTCCGGCGGCGGGGCCGCGGGCGACGGGACCGACGGCGGCGCGGCGACCGAGTCGCCCGCGACGACCGCCGAGGAGCCGAAGACCTGGACCGAGTACGACGGTATCGTCGTCTTCCGGAACGACGACATCCAGCCGTACTACCGGAGCGAGACGATGCGCGCCGTCGACCAGACGTTCGTCGACGAGGGCGTCCCCGTCACCCTCGGGGTCATCCCGCAGGTGAACGGCGAACACAGCATCACCGAGAGCGACGTCTGCACGTACCTCCGCGAGCGAGCGCGCGAGAACCCCGACATCTTCGAGTTCTCGCTCCACGGCTACACGCACGAGAAACGTACCGACTTCCACGGCGGGAGCGAGTTCGGCGGCCTCGACCCGACGACGCAGCGCGAGTTCGTCGAGGACGGCACGCGGACGCTGACCGACTGCGTCGGCGAGCGGCCGACGACGTTCGTCCCGCCGATGGACTCCTACGACGAGGCGACGGTCGACGCCCTCAGCGCGGAAGGTTACACCACCGTCTCCGGCGCAGGCTGGTTCACCGCCGACTACTACGGCACCTCGGAGGTGTTCCAGCAGGGCGGCCTCGTCCACGTCCCCAACGACGGCGGGTTCGTCGCCAACTGGACGACCGGGGAGTTCCACGACCCCGCGACGCTCGAACAGCGCTTCGACTGGGCCATCGAGGACGAGGGGCTCTACGTGCAGATGCTCCACTACCAGGACTTCGACACGCCCGAGCGCCTCGAACAGCTCCGCGAGTTCCTCCAGTACGTGAAGGGCTACGGCGACGTCCGCTTCATGACGGTCGGCGAACTCGGCCAGCACGTCGCCGACGGGACGGCCCGACAGACCGACGACGGCTGGGAAGTGTACGAGTGAGCAGCCGCGGTCGACCCTCGCTGCGATAGCCAGTCTCTCTTCTCGACCCCGAATCGACCCCGACCCGAAGCCGTGAGCGGACGCGCTCGCCCGCGGCTCCGGGTCCGGGAGCGGCTGATGCGCCACCTCGCTCCGCTGGTCCACCGAAGACCCCGCGACCCCCGGAGACACCACACAACACTACCGAAGAGGGTTATCCCCGTCGGAGACCTACTCCTTCGGATGGCGACGATACGGACGAATGGCGTCGAGACGTACTACGAGCGACGGGGGAGCGGCCCCGCCGTCGTCTTCGTCCACGGGGCGATCGTCGACGCCCGTCAGTGGGCACCGCAACTCGACGCGCTGAGCGACGAGTACACGACCGTCGCGTACGACGTCCGGGGACACGGTCGGACCGGTGGCTCCCCTCGAAACTCGTACTCCATCGACCTGTTCGCCGACGACCTGGCGGCGCTCGTCGACGGGCTGGGACTCGACCGACCCGTCGTCTGTGGGCTCTCGATGGGCGGCTGTATCGCCCAGGCGTACGCGACGCGATACCCCGAGGCGCTATCGGGCCTCGTCCTCGCGGACACGTTCACGCCCGAGGTGCTCTCCCGTGGCGACTGGCTCCAGCGGTCCGTCGCGTTGCGGGCCACCGTCCCGCCGGTCCGGCTGCTGGGCTACGAGCGCGTCGAGCGGGCGATGGTGTGGCTCCAGGAACGGTTCCAGCGGGGCGTCAGCGGCGACTACGAGAACGTCCGGCGACTCCGTGACGAGGGACCGACGATGACGGCCGACGAGTTCGCGAAGGTCGTCCGCGCCGTCGCGTCGTTCGACGAGGCCGTCGTCGACCTCCGTGCCATCACCGTACCGACGCTAGTCCTGTACGGCGAGAACGAGACGGCGACCGTCCGGCAGCACGCCGAGCGACTGGGCGAGGAACTCCCGGACGTCCGCGTTCGAGTAGTTCCGGAGGCGGGCCACGTGTCGAACCTCGACGCACCCGACTTCTTCACCGACGCGTTGCGAGCGTTCCTCGCGGGGGACGTCCGCTCGAACGACCACCCGAACGAGAACGAGGAGGGCCAGCGTGACGAGACCGACGGAGAAGCGGTGGAGGGTGAAACCGCGACCGGCGCGGGCGGAGACGAGTAGCGCGAGGACTGAACGGTGAGAAGCGGCGGAGTCAGCGACGGTGCGAATCGGGCCAGCGTCGTCGGGTACGGGACTCAGGCGCGGTCGGCGGTCTGGTCCTGTGCCATGCGCTTCACGCTCGCCCAGTCCCGGTCGGTGTCAGAGAGCGTGTAGACGGCGCTCATCGCGATGACCACCGCCTGGAACAGCGGGTAGGCGACGACCAGCGGGAGGGCGTACGGGACGAGGCGGAGGCTCTCGCCTTCGAGGCGGAGCGCCAGCACCGTCACCAGGCTGCCGACGAACGCGAAGAACGCGAGCATCCCGGCGATCTCGCTCCCGTTCCCGCTCAGCAGGCCGACCGTGACCGCGACGAGCATCAGGACGCCGACGAGCGGGGCGAGCAGCATCGTCAACACGTAGAACGGGAAGACGAACCGGTGGAGGTAGCGAGTGTCGTCAGAGACGAACACGTCGCGGTGTTTCCAGAGCACCTCCAGGTTGCCGCGGTTCCAGCGGAGGCGCTGGCGGTAGAGGTCGCGCCACGAGTACGGCGCTTCGGTCCACACCTTCGCCGTCGTGTGTTTGACCGTCCAGCCAGCCCGCAACACCTTGATGGTGAGGTCGAAGTCCTCGGTGAGCGTGTCCCCGTCGTACCCGCCAGCCTCGACGAGGGCCTCGCGACGGAACGCGCCGAGACAGCCCGGAACGACCGGGATGGCTCCGAAGAAGTCGAACGCGCGACGGAACGTGTTGATGCCGAGGATGTACTCCAGCGTCTGGATGCGGCTGACGCCGTTCCGGCGGTTGACGACCCGAACGTCGCTCGCGACCCCCCCGACCTCCTCGTCCTGGAACGTCGCGACGGCCGACGAGAGCGCGTCCTCCTGGACGAAGCTGTCGGCGTCCACCACGACGACGATGTCGCCGTCGGTGCGTTCGAGGCCGTAGTTCAGCGCCGCGTGCTTCCCCTCGTTGACCGTGCTGTGGACGGTGACCTGGCCGCCCGCGTAGGCGCGTGCCTCCTCGAACGTCCCGTCGGTGCTCCCGTCGTCGACGACCAGCACCTCGAACTTCTCCGCCGGGTAGTCGGAGTCCAGCAGGTGGTCGATACAGCGTCCCACGTACCCCTCCTCGTTGTAGGCCGGGACGAGGACCGAGACGGTTGGCAGCGACTCGGTCGGGCCGAGCGTCGCCTGCTCAGACCGGTGCTGGTAGACGGCGAGGGGCACGACGAACCAGAGGTAGAGGAAGAACGTCGCGAACGAGGCGAAGAAGACGGCGGCGAACACCGCTCCGGTCGAACTCGTCAGCCACGCGACCACGCCGACGGCGGCGATACTCACGACGCCGACCCACAGCGGGAGCCGCGGACCCGTGCCCGAGGCGGCCGCTCGCTGGAAGGCGAGCGTCGTCAGCACCGTCGACGCCGAGACGCCGACGACGACGACCCAGAACGCGCTGTCGACCGTCAACGCGTGCGCGTCGTGCAGCACCGTCGAGAGGACGACCACGATGCCGCCCGCCCCACAGAGCCACAGCGGTACGCGGAGGCCGAACACGCGGTCGAACGTCGGGCCCCACCGCCGGGAGGCGAGCAGCACCGCGCCGACGACGAGCGTGATCGCACCACAGCTCAGCAGTAGCCACGACGGGAGGAGGTACCCGCCGACGAGAGCCGAGCTCAGCACCAGAGCTACTCCCGATACGACGCCCGGCCTGGCGTACTCACGCACTCGTTCACCGGTCATCCGTCACCCCCGCGGAGGCGCCCGCCGTTCTCCCCACGGCGAGGTCCGGCACGCCCGGTGGCGACCGAGCGCGTCCGCTTCGACGGCTGCTGTTCGGTGACGACACCGGGAACCGTCGGGAGACGGTCGACTGCACGCTGATGGAATCCCCACATCTAGTGAGAGTCTCGATAGTCAGCGGCTTTGTTACGCTCAGTTTTTATTTCTCGCCTGATGATGTATGGTAATCAGCCCGAGGTTACTCCACCCTGCTCTGCGGATATCCTCGGAATAACGAGCCCTGTGGACGGTTATCGGTCGAATACTCCGGGCTATCTCGGCCATAACAATCCCCCTACACGTCGGACCGAACAGTATGGATAGGCGGACGTTCCTCAGTCTCGGGGGCGGCGTGCTCGGCGTGCTGGTGGGCGGTGCCCACCTCGGCGACGCGCTGTCGCGGCCGCGAGACGAGGACGAGGGAGGGAACACGACGGGTCCGTCCACGACGCCGTCGGCGACGGAGGCGACGGAGGCGACGGAACAGTCGACGACCGAGGAGAGGCAACCGACGGAGACACCGCCACGGTCGTTCGAACCACGGGACGGTGACCTCCTGCTCGGAACGAGTCCACAGACGCTGAACGTCTCGGCGCTGTCGGCCCTCGAACGCTGGCAGGGGGGACAGAACGCGGTCGTCGCGGTGTACGTCGACGTGGGGGCGTCCCGCGAGGACCTGCTCGGTTTCGCCGAGTCCGTGTTGACCTCCATCTGGGAACACGGGAACGTCCCGCACGTCATCTGGCAACCGTACGTCGACGGACGCGAGGGGACGCCGGAGACGATTCCACAGGACATCGCCGCTGGGGACCACGACCGACTGCTCGACCGCTGGGCTGACGTGCTCGAACGGTGGCTCCGCCCTCACGACGGACCGGAACGCCGACTCTACCTCAACTTCGCCCCGGAGATGAACGGCGACTGGGTCCCGTGGGACGACTCCGCTGGCGGGACGACCGCGGCGGACTACGCGGCGATGTACCGGCACGTCCACGACGTCGTCATGGCCCGCGACCTCACCGAGCGCCACGTCCAGTGGGTCTGGGCCGTCAACCACACCGGTCGCACCTCGTCGCCGCTCTCGGCGTTCTACCCCGGCGACGACTACGTCGACTGGTGTGGCGTCCACGGCTACAACTGGTCGAACTGGGGTGGCTGGAAGTCACCGGAGCGGGTGTACGGCCGGACGCTCGACGAACTCGCCGGCGTCAGCGACAAGCCCGTCCTCGTCTCGGAGTACGGCTGTTCGTCGGAGGTCGAGAGCGGGCACGACCCGGCGAAGAAGGGCGAGTGGATACGCGACGTGTTCGCGTACTTCCGAGAGCGAGGCGTCGGGATGGCGCTGTGGTTCAACCACGAGAAGGAGACCGACTGGGCGGTGTTCGGCGGGTCGCGAGGCACTGAGCGGGTGACCATCGACGGGACCACCTACGACGCCTACCGGGAGTACCGCGAGGCGGTCGGGGCGGACTGGGTGCTTCCCGCCTACCCGGACCACCCGCGACGGCTCACCGACGCCGAGTTCCGGGGGGCGTTCGACGAGGCGACCGTCGAGGTGGAGTGAGGAACGCGCCGGACGCGAACCGTCGAACCACCGTCAGGAGGGACGTCCGTTCCCGCGTGACAGTCTTCACGGAAGCCGATGGCTCTTTCCGGGCGGTGGCTGTACTGCCGGTGATGTGGCCATGGGGACACGCCGCGCTGGGCTATCTCGTCTACGCGATACTCCGCCGGGGACGCGGTCGCCCGTGGCCGCCGAGTGACGTCACGGCCATCGCGCTCGGTATCGGGACGCAGTTCCCAGACCTCGTCGACAAACCGCTGGCGTGGTCGCTCCACCTCCTCCCGTCGGGGCGCTCGCTGGCGCACTCGCTCATCACGACGACGCTCGTCGCCGTCGTGGTGCTCGCGCTCGCCCGCCGGTACGACCAGCGCGTGCCCGCCTGGGCGTTCGTCGTGGGCTACTACTCGCACCTCCTCGGTGACGCGCTCCTGCCGCTGTTACAGTTCGACACGGCGTTCCTCACCTTCCTCCTGTGGCCGCTCCGGCCACCGCCGCCCTACCAGATGGACTCGAACTTCATCGAACACTTCGTGAACTTCAGTCCGTCCGGGTTTACGCTGGTCGGGATGGCGCTGGCGCTGTCCACCATCGCGCTCTGGGTCACCGACGGCCTCCCGGGACTCGGCTGGCTGGCGAAGGAGCCGCGCCGTCCGACGAGCGACGACTGAGAGCCGGGTCGTGAGAACGGTCGACGGCAAGTGAAACGGCCCTCAGTCCTGGTTCCAGGGCGCCTCGTCGAAGTCGACGAGTCGCTCCTCGCGCTCGATGCCGTCGATGCGCTCGATATCCTCGTCGTCCAGGTCGAGGTCCTGCGCCTCGTAGTTCTCGCGGATGTGCTCCTCGCCGGTCGCCTTGGGGATGGCCACGACGTTCTCCTTGGCCAGGAGCCACGCGATGCTCACCTGCACCGGCGTCGCGTCGTGTTTCTCCGCGACCTCCTGCATCTCCTCGACCTCGTCGACCTTCCCGCGGGCGATGGGACAGTAGGCGACGAGCAGGTGGTCGTCCTCGACGGCGTACTCCTGCAGTTCCTCCTGCTGGAGCAGGGGATGCATCTCGACCTGATGGGCGAAGATCGGGGCGTCGAGGTGGTCGTTCGCCTCGTCGAGCTGGTCGGGAGTGAAGTTCGACAGGCCGACGTGTTCGATGGCGCCCTCCTCGCGGAGTTCGTCGAGCGCCGAGAGCGTCCCCTCGGGGTCGTACGTGTCCATCGGCCAGTGGACGTACATGAGGTCGATGGTGTCCACGTCAAGTCGCTCGGTGCTCTCCTCGGTCGTCTCCAGCACGTCGTCGTGCGCGCAGTTGTCCGTGTCGAGTTTCGAGGCGAGGAAGAGCTCCGAGCGGTCCACGTCCGCCTGAGCGATGCCGTCGCCGACCGCCGCCTCGTTGTCGTACATCTGGGCGGTGTCGACGTTACGGTAGCCCACGTCGAGCGCCGTCCGGACGCTCTCGGCGCACTGCTCGTGGTCCTCGTTCTGGTACGTCCCGAGACCGAACCGCGGCATCTCGTCCATACCCGAACCGGGGCCTCGTCGGTACTGAATTCCCGGGTACCGGAACCGATTGTGGGATGCGGGTCGTGAGCGTCGGTCGTCGGCCGGTCGGTCACTCGACGGGCGGGGTCAGGTCGGGTCGGGTCGACCCGACGAACCCCAGAGAGCGACCGCTACTCGGCGCTGGAGTCCGGCGAGGGCCCGGCGTGGGTTCGGCGAGAAACCGAGAGAACTGACTCCCTGGGCGGGGCTACCGGGAGTCGAGCGAACTGCTGCCTTTGACACGTTCCCCTTCTACGGGGAGTGGACCATCACGAGTCAGCCATATATGACTTTGGAAAATGTACTCCTTCTGAGAACAACGCGGCCTACCTACCGTCCGGGGCGACGACACGACTCGAACCGGTCGTCGGTCAGGAACACCTCGTCACCCCGGACCTCGACGTCGATAGGGCGCAGCGACTGCCCGCGACACGGACCGTGCGTGCAGAAGCCGTCGTCACAGTTGAAGCGCGCACCGTGGTTGTCACAGACCAACTGGCCACTGGCGACGAACGCGCCCATCCCCTTGTCGAGGCGGACGTCGGGTTCGTGGGGACAGGAGTTCTCCCACGCGATGACGGCGTCACCCTGCCGCTGTGCGATGCCCTCGACACCGCGTCGGCCCGCGAGCGCCTCGAAGCGGAGCGTCGTGCGCTCGGGGACGTCCGCCAGCGGCGCGAGGTGGAGCGGGTCGGTCGCCGTGTCGGAACCGGTTCCGGTGCGCGCCCGTCCCGCACTCGCCTCCTCGTCCGCACCCGCCGTGTCGTCGCTCCTCTCCTCGTCTGCACTCGTCGTGTCGTCGTTCACCTCCCCGTCCTCACGCGGGCCACCTCGCAGGCCGGTGACGTCGAACCGGAACGTGGCTCCGTCGACGCCGACCGACCCCTCGTCGTCGTAACAGCGCATCGACCGCTCCTCGTCGTCCGTCTCGACCGTCACTCTGACCGGGTCGTCCATCTCGGACGGTGGTTCGCCACGCCGGGGGATTACCGTGTCGAGTCACGCCCGAGCGGAATCGGTCGGCGGGCCAGTTCACGTCCGCAGTCTGACCGCCAGGAGCAGGCCCGTCGCCGCCAGCGTCGTCCCGCCGAGCAGCCCCCAGGCGAGTCCGTAGCCGCTCGTCTCGACCAGCAGGCCGAACAGCGGCGGGGCGACGAGCCCGCCAGTGTTGATGGCCGTCTGTCCGCCGGCCGTCGCCCCGCCGATGTCGTCGTCGGCGACGAGCGCCGAGAGACAGGCGTAGAACACGCCCGTCGCGCCGTGCATCGAGAGGCCGAGACAGACGAAGACGGCGACAACGACCGGCAGCGACCGGTCGCCGGTGGCGAGGACGGCGAGCAGCGCCGTGGCGACGGCCATCTGTCCCAGCGCGACGGTCGCCGCGCCCTTCGCCCCGCCCAGTCGGTCGGCGAGGGGCCCGGCACCGATACGGCCGACGCTGCCGGTGACCTGGGTCACCGCGAGGACGACGCCGCCGACGGCGGCGCTCGCACCCACCGCGTCCTGCACGTAGAGGACGGTGTAACCGAGCATGGAGAAGACGGACGCCCCGAGGAACAGCCCCGCGGCGACGAGGAGGACGTAGGCGCGGTTCGCCCGGAGTCCCGATACGTCCGGCAGGCTGAACTCGCCGGTTCCGGCCGACCCGTCGTAGAGGGCGACGAACCCGAGCGCGTACCCGCCCGCGAGGGCGGCGACGACCCAGAACCCGACTTGCCACGCCGCGACGGCGGCGACACCGGTGACGACGAGCGACGCCGCACCGCTCCCGACGGTGACGCCGACCTGCTTCAGCCCCATCGCGAGGCCCTGCCGACCGGGCGGCGAACTGGCGACGATGGCGCGGTTCGAGGCGGGCATCGCCGTCGAGTAAGCAGCACCCAGCACCGCGCCAGCACCGAGCAGGAGGCCGTACGACGGGGCGAGCGAGACGCAAATCGACGCGACGGCGAGCGCGACGAGGCCGAGGACCATCGTCCGTTTCTCGCCGAATCCGTCGACCGCCGCTCCGCTCGGGAAGAGGCCGACGGTGTACCCCAGCAGGGCGGCGGTGAGGAAGACGCCGACGAGCGACTCGGAGAGCGAGAACGCGTCCCGGATGACCCCGGTCGCGGCGAAGATGGTGTAGTAACAGAGGCTCGCGGCGGTCTGCCACCCGGCGACCGTCGCGACCGACCGCCACCCGCTCGACGCACGACCGACCTCCGACTCGGTTACCACTGCACGCCGGTCGGTGGCTAGGTGGGGTAAGGATGACGAGTCCGGCCGGTGGTTCCGCTATCGGTCTCTACCGTGCTATCGCGTTCTGTCGGCAGTGGAATCAGTGGAGGGGAGCGAGAAGAGAGAGGAGGGACGCGCTCACTTCTCGGCGGTGGCCGTCGACGGCGGGTCGTCGTACTTCGTCCTGAACTCCTGGATGAGCTGGCCCATCTTGGCGTACCAGTCGTTGAGCAGTCGCTGCATGTCGTCGGCCACCTCGTCGGCGGCGACCGGTTCGAACACGTGGTAGTAGCCGCCGTCCTCGTAGTTCACCTGCTCGCGCTGGACGAACCCGGCGTCGAGGAGGCGCTGGATGGAGCGGTAGGCGGTCGTCCGCTCCCGGTCGACGTTGTCTGCGACCTCGTCGACGGTCAGCGGCTCCGACGCGTCCACGAGCACGCCGAACACGTTCCGGTCGAGGTCCTTGAGACCGTGGAAACACTCCAGCAACCCCTCGCACTCCATGTCCTGCCGGAGCATCTCGTTCATCGAGTCGGGCATTCCTGTACCGACTGAGACGCTTCGCGCGAAAAAGCGTTGCGCAGTTCGTGAACGACTGCAGGACGCGGGGCGACTCGGACGGTCAGGTTGATTTGTCCCGCCGCCACAGTCCGCCCATGACCGTCGCAGACGACAGACGCCGCTCCGGGACGGGAGCATCGACGCCGACAGGTGACTGGCGAGACCCGGTGACGACCGATGAGTGAGGAGCGAGTGACGGCCATCGCCGAGCGGACCGGCCGACTGCTCGACGAGGTGAATCTGCAGGTCGAACAGTTCGACGCCGCGGACGAGCGGACCGCGTTCCTCGGCTACGTCGGCCACGCGGACGACCCGGAGGAGGTCTTGCGGGAGACCGCAGCACCGGTCGTCGGGGCGTTCGCGGCGGCCCTCGACGAACGGGACTGGCCCGAGGCCGTCGACGGCCTCGTGGTCCGGGCGTACGACCCGACCGAGGCCCCCCACAGGCGCGAGGGCGCGCTGGAGTGGGAGGTGTCGACGGCGCTCGCCGGACGGTACGCCGCCGGCGCTCCTGCCGAGGAACTGGACGAGTCCGACGATACGGAGTCACTCGAAGCGGTCGTCGCGGAAGCGGTCGGGACCGCCCGAATGCGCTACGCCGACGGCCGCGTCGAACCGCTGTCGCTCGGCGAGCGCTAATATACTCGTCCGGCGTCTCCACCGCTCGACCGTCGCTCTCCTCGGGGGACCTCACTCGGCCGTCTCTTCGCTCACTCCAGCGGGTAGCGTCGAACGCTCGACCCGAACAGCGAGCCGAGGTAGAGCGCTCCGTCGTGTGTTGTCGCGGACGTGACGCCGAACGTGTCGCCTCCGGGGTCGTGGAGGCTCTCGACGACGTCACCGTCCTCGTCGAGTCGGAGGACGAGGCCGTACGGCTCGACGTCGATCTCCGTCGCCGAGGCGGGGAGCTTCCCGAGCTGTCGAACCACCCACGGGTACTGGTGGAGCGTGTCGAGGACGTCCGCGCGGAGACTCGGGATGGCGACCCAGTACGTCCCGTCGTCGGCAACGTCGATGTTGTCCGGGAAACCGACGAGGTTCTCGGCGAACGGTTCTGCCTCGCCCGCTCGCTCGCCGTCCACCCAGTAGCGCGTGACGCGATACCGGGACGTCTCCGTGACGAGCAGGGAGTCGCCCGCCGGTCCCGGCACCACGCCGTTGGCGAACCCCAGTCCGTCGAGTTCGACGGTCGTCTCCCCCGTGTCGGGGTGGTAGGCGAGCAGTCGGCCCGTGTCCCGGAGCTCCCACAGTTCGTCCTCGAACCGCTCGTGGACAGTCGCGTCGGTGAAGTACACCGTCCCGTCCTCGGCGACGTGGACGTCGTCGGCGTACGCGATCTCCTGACCGCCCGCACTCGTCGCGAGCGCCGTCGCCTCGCCGTGGGGGGCGACCGAGAGCAGGCCCGCGTCCTCCCCGGCGACGAGCAGGTCGTCACCGTCGCCCTCGAACGTCAGTCCGAGTGGCCGCCCGTCGATGTGGGCGAACACCTCGACGGTGGCGTCCGTCGTCGAGTCGTCGACGGGGTCGGCCGTCCGGTAGACCCGGCCGTCGACCGCGCCCGTGTAGAGGCGTCCGTCGTCGTCGAACGCGACGTCCTCGGGGCCGCCGACGCTGACGACGGGGTCGAGCCCCGCGAGTTCGTCGTTGGCCGCCAGCGCTCCGCTCATGGCTGGA
This region of Halomarina salina genomic DNA includes:
- a CDS encoding Rieske (2Fe-2S) protein; protein product: MDDPVRVTVETDDEERSMRCYDDEGSVGVDGATFRFDVTGLRGGPREDGEVNDDTTSADEERSDDTAGADEEASAGRARTGTGSDTATDPLHLAPLADVPERTTLRFEALAGRRGVEGIAQRQGDAVIAWENSCPHEPDVRLDKGMGAFVASGQLVCDNHGARFNCDDGFCTHGPCRGQSLRPIDVEVRGDEVFLTDDRFESCRRPGR
- a CDS encoding glycoside hydrolase family 26 protein, whose amino-acid sequence is MDRRTFLSLGGGVLGVLVGGAHLGDALSRPRDEDEGGNTTGPSTTPSATEATEATEQSTTEERQPTETPPRSFEPRDGDLLLGTSPQTLNVSALSALERWQGGQNAVVAVYVDVGASREDLLGFAESVLTSIWEHGNVPHVIWQPYVDGREGTPETIPQDIAAGDHDRLLDRWADVLERWLRPHDGPERRLYLNFAPEMNGDWVPWDDSAGGTTAADYAAMYRHVHDVVMARDLTERHVQWVWAVNHTGRTSSPLSAFYPGDDYVDWCGVHGYNWSNWGGWKSPERVYGRTLDELAGVSDKPVLVSEYGCSSEVESGHDPAKKGEWIRDVFAYFRERGVGMALWFNHEKETDWAVFGGSRGTERVTIDGTTYDAYREYREAVGADWVLPAYPDHPRRLTDAEFRGAFDEATVEVE
- a CDS encoding MFS transporter, which translates into the protein MVTESEVGRASSGWRSVATVAGWQTAASLCYYTIFAATGVIRDAFSLSESLVGVFLTAALLGYTVGLFPSGAAVDGFGEKRTMVLGLVALAVASICVSLAPSYGLLLGAGAVLGAAYSTAMPASNRAIVASSPPGRQGLAMGLKQVGVTVGSGAASLVVTGVAAVAAWQVGFWVVAALAGGYALGFVALYDGSAGTGEFSLPDVSGLRANRAYVLLVAAGLFLGASVFSMLGYTVLYVQDAVGASAAVGGVVLAVTQVTGSVGRIGAGPLADRLGGAKGAATVALGQMAVATALLAVLATGDRSLPVVVAVFVCLGLSMHGATGVFYACLSALVADDDIGGATAGGQTAINTGGLVAPPLFGLLVETSGYGLAWGLLGGTTLAATGLLLAVRLRT
- a CDS encoding aldo/keto reductase; translation: MDEMPRFGLGTYQNEDHEQCAESVRTALDVGYRNVDTAQMYDNEAAVGDGIAQADVDRSELFLASKLDTDNCAHDDVLETTEESTERLDVDTIDLMYVHWPMDTYDPEGTLSALDELREEGAIEHVGLSNFTPDQLDEANDHLDAPIFAHQVEMHPLLQQEELQEYAVEDDHLLVAYCPIARGKVDEVEEMQEVAEKHDATPVQVSIAWLLAKENVVAIPKATGEEHIRENYEAQDLDLDDEDIERIDGIEREERLVDFDEAPWNQD
- a CDS encoding helix-turn-helix domain-containing protein, which translates into the protein MPDSMNEMLRQDMECEGLLECFHGLKDLDRNVFGVLVDASEPLTVDEVADNVDRERTTAYRSIQRLLDAGFVQREQVNYEDGGYYHVFEPVAADEVADDMQRLLNDWYAKMGQLIQEFRTKYDDPPSTATAEK
- a CDS encoding alpha/beta fold hydrolase yields the protein MATIRTNGVETYYERRGSGPAVVFVHGAIVDARQWAPQLDALSDEYTTVAYDVRGHGRTGGSPRNSYSIDLFADDLAALVDGLGLDRPVVCGLSMGGCIAQAYATRYPEALSGLVLADTFTPEVLSRGDWLQRSVALRATVPPVRLLGYERVERAMVWLQERFQRGVSGDYENVRRLRDEGPTMTADEFAKVVRAVASFDEAVVDLRAITVPTLVLYGENETATVRQHAERLGEELPDVRVRVVPEAGHVSNLDAPDFFTDALRAFLAGDVRSNDHPNENEEGQRDETDGEAVEGETATGAGGDE
- a CDS encoding glycosyltransferase is translated as MLSSALVGGYLLPSWLLLSCGAITLVVGAVLLASRRWGPTFDRVFGLRVPLWLCGAGGIVVVLSTVLHDAHALTVDSAFWVVVVGVSASTVLTTLAFQRAAASGTGPRLPLWVGVVSIAAVGVVAWLTSSTGAVFAAVFFASFATFFLYLWFVVPLAVYQHRSEQATLGPTESLPTVSVLVPAYNEEGYVGRCIDHLLDSDYPAEKFEVLVVDDGSTDGTFEEARAYAGGQVTVHSTVNEGKHAALNYGLERTDGDIVVVVDADSFVQEDALSSAVATFQDEEVGGVASDVRVVNRRNGVSRIQTLEYILGINTFRRAFDFFGAIPVVPGCLGAFRREALVEAGGYDGDTLTEDFDLTIKVLRAGWTVKHTTAKVWTEAPYSWRDLYRQRLRWNRGNLEVLWKHRDVFVSDDTRYLHRFVFPFYVLTMLLAPLVGVLMLVAVTVGLLSGNGSEIAGMLAFFAFVGSLVTVLALRLEGESLRLVPYALPLVVAYPLFQAVVIAMSAVYTLSDTDRDWASVKRMAQDQTADRA
- a CDS encoding metal-dependent hydrolase is translated as MWPWGHAALGYLVYAILRRGRGRPWPPSDVTAIALGIGTQFPDLVDKPLAWSLHLLPSGRSLAHSLITTTLVAVVVLALARRYDQRVPAWAFVVGYYSHLLGDALLPLLQFDTAFLTFLLWPLRPPPPYQMDSNFIEHFVNFSPSGFTLVGMALALSTIALWVTDGLPGLGWLAKEPRRPTSDD
- a CDS encoding DUF2334 domain-containing protein, producing the protein MQRERSSRGGSDDTSPSWGNWSTSRAVAWTLVGSVLVLALAGFATGVLVMPGGADGGGVGDASGPTGGGVVGDVTTTAPTTDGSRSGGGAAGDGTDGGAATESPATTAEEPKTWTEYDGIVVFRNDDIQPYYRSETMRAVDQTFVDEGVPVTLGVIPQVNGEHSITESDVCTYLRERARENPDIFEFSLHGYTHEKRTDFHGGSEFGGLDPTTQREFVEDGTRTLTDCVGERPTTFVPPMDSYDEATVDALSAEGYTTVSGAGWFTADYYGTSEVFQQGGLVHVPNDGGFVANWTTGEFHDPATLEQRFDWAIEDEGLYVQMLHYQDFDTPERLEQLREFLQYVKGYGDVRFMTVGELGQHVADGTARQTDDGWEVYE